A part of Larkinella insperata genomic DNA contains:
- a CDS encoding S41 family peptidase, which produces MMREPEHEKINNDKATVRLPMLLGITLAAGVLIGATFFGGGKSLNNIGRGYSKFKEVLQLIENNYVDSVNTEELVDYSISKMLEKLDPHTTYMNPQDAVAARTQLEGGFDGIGVEFNIYKDTVYVVTPMAGGPSETAGILSGDKIVKVDNTEMTGSKLDNALVFKMLRGKKGTEVKLSILRKGEKKPLTFTVRRDRIPTYSVDASYMIDDKTGYIKVNRFSETTYDEFKKALGSLKGRGMSQLVLDLRNNPGGYMDKATSLADEFISGDKLLVYTDGKDDRYDRQTKARIAGQFEDGPVIVLVDEGSASASEIVAGALQDHDRALIVGRRSFGKGLVQMPVMLSDGSELRLTISRYYTPSGRSIQKPYMAGHGEDYEKELEARSKSGEYYIADSIKNNEKYKFKTTGGRTVFGAGGITPDVFVPRDTMFMTKYLIQLFNKNIVREQAMEYANDHRKQLEKDGFDSYKKNFVITDAMLKRLTDDATAQGIKFNEAEFKRSKKYVQTQLKAYIAQNIWRKSHRDGLNNEFFEMLSENDETYKKALTLFPQARNLERGNYTSQK; this is translated from the coding sequence ATGATGAGAGAACCTGAACACGAAAAAATTAACAACGACAAGGCGACCGTGCGGTTGCCCATGCTTCTGGGGATTACGCTGGCGGCCGGCGTGTTGATCGGCGCTACGTTTTTTGGGGGCGGCAAAAGCCTCAACAACATCGGGCGGGGTTACTCCAAATTCAAGGAGGTGCTGCAACTGATTGAAAACAACTACGTCGATTCGGTCAATACGGAAGAATTGGTGGATTATTCGATCTCCAAAATGCTGGAGAAACTCGACCCGCACACCACGTACATGAATCCGCAGGATGCCGTAGCCGCCCGGACCCAGCTGGAAGGTGGTTTCGACGGTATTGGCGTCGAATTCAACATTTACAAAGATACCGTGTACGTCGTGACGCCCATGGCGGGTGGCCCGTCCGAAACCGCCGGAATCCTGAGCGGTGACAAGATCGTTAAGGTCGATAACACGGAAATGACCGGCAGCAAACTCGACAACGCGCTCGTGTTTAAAATGCTGCGCGGTAAAAAAGGAACGGAAGTGAAGCTGAGCATCTTGCGGAAGGGAGAAAAAAAACCGCTGACGTTCACGGTTCGGCGGGATCGCATTCCGACCTATTCGGTGGATGCTTCTTACATGATCGATGACAAAACGGGCTACATCAAAGTAAACCGGTTCTCGGAAACCACGTACGACGAATTTAAAAAGGCCCTCGGATCGTTGAAAGGACGCGGAATGAGCCAGTTGGTGCTCGACCTGCGCAACAACCCCGGTGGTTACATGGACAAGGCCACGAGTCTGGCCGACGAATTCATTTCCGGCGATAAACTGCTGGTTTACACCGACGGGAAAGACGACCGTTACGACCGCCAGACCAAAGCCCGGATTGCGGGCCAGTTTGAAGACGGCCCGGTGATCGTGCTGGTGGACGAAGGCAGTGCGTCGGCGTCGGAGATCGTGGCCGGTGCGTTGCAGGACCACGACCGGGCGCTGATCGTCGGTCGGCGGTCGTTCGGCAAAGGACTGGTGCAGATGCCGGTTATGCTGTCTGACGGTTCGGAGCTGCGGCTGACCATTTCCCGGTATTACACCCCGAGCGGCCGGAGTATCCAGAAACCGTACATGGCGGGCCACGGCGAGGACTACGAAAAAGAGCTGGAAGCCCGCTCGAAAAGCGGTGAATATTACATTGCCGACAGCATCAAGAACAACGAGAAGTACAAGTTCAAAACCACCGGCGGACGGACGGTATTTGGCGCGGGCGGCATTACCCCCGACGTATTTGTGCCCCGCGACACGATGTTTATGACCAAGTATCTGATTCAGTTGTTCAACAAGAACATTGTGCGGGAGCAGGCCATGGAATACGCCAACGATCACCGCAAACAACTGGAAAAAGACGGTTTTGATAGCTACAAGAAGAACTTCGTCATAACGGACGCCATGCTGAAACGACTCACGGACGACGCCACGGCGCAGGGCATTAAGTTCAACGAAGCCGAATTCAAGCGGTCGAAGAAATACGTCCAGACGCAGCTTAAAGCGTACATTGCGCAGAATATCTGGCGGAAAAGCCACCGCGACGGGCTCAACAACGAGTTCTTCGAGATGCTGTCGGAAAACGATGAAACGTACAAAAAAGCGCTCACCCTTTTTCCGCAGGCCCGGAATCTGGAGCGGGGAAATTACACGTCTCAGAAATAA
- the ffh gene encoding signal recognition particle protein yields the protein MFENLQDKLNQAFKTLKGQGRITEINVAATVKEVRRALTDADVNYKVAKEVTDRVKEKALDRKVLIAVEPGQLFVKIVQEELTELMGGEAQNINLKGDPAIILIAGLQGSGKTTFSGKLAAYLKKQGRNVLLTACDIYRPAAIDQLKVLGEQVGVDVYAEPENKNAVEIAQNALAQARKTNKKVVIVDTAGRLAVDEVMMQEVENLKKSLNPTETLFVVDSMTGQDAVNTAKTFNERLNFDGVVLTKLDGDARGGAALSIRGVVQKPIKFISTGEKMDALDVFYPDRMASRILGMGDVISLVERAQQAFDEDEAKRISAKMRQNKFDFNDFRGQLQQIKKMGNIKDLIGMIPGMGKMMKDVNIDNDSFKPIEAIIGSMTPKERERPEIIDGNRKKRIANGSGTSIQEVNNLLKQFDEMRKMMKKMNQMQTSGKLNKMMR from the coding sequence ATGTTTGAAAATCTTCAGGATAAACTTAATCAGGCGTTCAAGACCCTAAAGGGGCAGGGTCGGATTACGGAAATTAACGTGGCCGCAACCGTTAAGGAAGTGCGACGGGCCTTGACCGATGCCGACGTTAACTACAAGGTAGCCAAGGAGGTTACCGATCGTGTCAAGGAAAAAGCCCTCGACCGCAAGGTGTTGATTGCCGTTGAACCGGGGCAACTTTTCGTCAAGATTGTTCAGGAGGAACTGACCGAGTTGATGGGGGGCGAAGCCCAGAACATCAACCTGAAGGGCGATCCGGCCATCATTCTGATCGCCGGTTTGCAGGGTTCGGGGAAAACGACCTTCTCGGGAAAATTGGCGGCTTACCTGAAAAAACAGGGCCGTAACGTGCTGCTGACAGCCTGCGACATTTACCGCCCGGCGGCCATCGACCAGTTGAAAGTGCTCGGTGAGCAGGTGGGGGTGGACGTGTATGCCGAACCGGAAAATAAAAATGCCGTTGAGATTGCGCAAAACGCTCTGGCGCAGGCCCGCAAGACCAATAAGAAAGTCGTTATCGTCGATACCGCCGGTCGCTTGGCCGTCGATGAGGTGATGATGCAGGAGGTGGAAAACCTTAAGAAATCGCTGAATCCGACCGAAACGCTGTTTGTTGTCGACTCGATGACGGGGCAGGATGCGGTCAACACGGCCAAAACCTTCAACGAACGGCTGAACTTCGATGGGGTGGTGCTGACCAAGCTGGACGGTGACGCCCGGGGTGGGGCCGCGCTTTCAATCCGGGGCGTGGTGCAGAAGCCCATCAAGTTCATCAGTACGGGTGAGAAAATGGACGCGCTCGACGTCTTCTACCCCGATCGGATGGCGAGCCGGATTCTGGGCATGGGTGACGTGATTTCGCTCGTGGAGCGCGCGCAACAGGCGTTCGACGAAGACGAAGCCAAGCGCATCAGCGCCAAGATGCGGCAGAACAAGTTTGATTTCAACGACTTCCGCGGGCAGTTGCAGCAGATCAAAAAGATGGGGAACATCAAAGACCTCATCGGTATGATTCCCGGCATGGGCAAGATGATGAAGGACGTTAACATCGATAACGATTCGTTCAAGCCCATCGAAGCCATCATTGGCTCCATGACGCCCAAAGAGCGCGAACGTCCCGAGATCATTGACGGCAACCGGAAGAAACGCATTGCCAACGGGAGCGGTACTTCCATTCAGGAAGTAAACAACCTGCTGAAGCAGTTTGACGAAATGCGGAAGATGATGAAAAAAATGAATCAGATGCAGACGTCGGGCAAGCTCAACAAAATGATGCGGTAA
- a CDS encoding FecR family protein, with protein MQAYHTYKAEDFLNDDSFIAWVYNRDSAAVAFWSDWMATAHPNRSEALLAKDILEALTPQNAGPTDATLEHETDQILRRVRQAPDRTFFNLFGTPGYRIAASVALLLVAGWLGWLTLQKVSSLRSSWTGVSAREGMVEQANRTSKPVLVRLPDGSTVRLQPNSRLQHGASFGQGVRAVLLTGEAFFDVVSNPKVPFLVYARNVVTRVVGTSFTVKAFDENPQVTVAVRTGRVTVYSRKELEQQRNAEKPVVSGVVLTPNQQVVFNAKEEVFRKELVEEPVRVSPRAATVSFEFEDVPIAEVFRRIEDTYEIDIVYNESLLQKCTLTASLTGLTLYEQLRMISKSLGGSYEVTDGKILILATGCGE; from the coding sequence ATGCAGGCGTATCATACCTACAAAGCCGAAGATTTTCTGAATGACGATTCGTTTATCGCCTGGGTTTACAACCGTGACTCAGCCGCCGTGGCCTTCTGGTCCGACTGGATGGCCACGGCGCATCCCAACCGTTCGGAAGCCCTACTGGCCAAGGACATTCTGGAAGCGCTGACTCCACAGAATGCGGGCCCGACCGACGCAACGCTGGAACACGAAACGGACCAGATTCTCCGGCGCGTGCGTCAGGCTCCTGACCGAACGTTTTTCAACCTTTTTGGCACACCGGGTTACCGGATTGCGGCTTCGGTAGCGCTGTTGCTGGTGGCCGGTTGGCTGGGCTGGCTGACCCTCCAGAAAGTATCCTCGCTCAGAAGTTCGTGGACCGGGGTGTCCGCCCGCGAAGGTATGGTTGAACAGGCCAACCGGACCAGCAAACCCGTTCTGGTCCGGTTGCCGGATGGCAGCACGGTTCGGCTGCAACCCAACAGCCGGCTTCAGCACGGAGCCAGCTTCGGGCAGGGCGTGCGGGCTGTGCTGCTCACGGGAGAAGCTTTCTTTGACGTTGTTTCCAATCCGAAGGTCCCGTTTCTGGTCTACGCCCGCAACGTGGTGACGCGCGTGGTCGGCACCAGTTTTACGGTAAAAGCCTTCGATGAAAATCCGCAGGTGACGGTTGCCGTCCGGACCGGGCGCGTAACGGTGTACTCCCGCAAGGAACTGGAGCAGCAGCGAAACGCCGAGAAGCCGGTGGTGTCGGGCGTGGTGCTGACGCCCAATCAGCAAGTGGTTTTCAACGCGAAAGAGGAAGTGTTCCGCAAAGAACTGGTGGAAGAGCCGGTTCGGGTATCACCCCGGGCGGCCACGGTTTCCTTTGAGTTCGAGGACGTACCCATTGCCGAGGTGTTCCGGCGCATCGAGGACACGTACGAAATCGATATTGTCTACAACGAATCGCTGCTGCAAAAATGCACGCTGACGGCTTCGCTGACCGGCCTGACGCTGTACGAACAACTGCGGATGATCAGCAAATCGCTCGGCGGTTCCTACGAAGTAACCGACGGCAAAATCCTCATCCTGGCAACCGGATGTGGCGAGTAA
- a CDS encoding SusD/RagB family nutrient-binding outer membrane lipoprotein: protein MKRFAKKIRISVLGLLVTASACTNNFEELNTSPTQPRNVPAEYLYSQAQLNGFLADGTNWWQVGSWVEQWASGSLSAPSQYLEDRDIYETNNWTSHYELIKNLSQIRNQVLKGQEATPNGRTKLAIAKITEIYFWQRMTDFWGDIPYNEAGLPDDNLILLPKYDKQEDIYKSLIAALDAAIGQLNATDVSYGNADFVYKGDVTKWRKFGNSLKLRLGMRLRYADAALARKTVEEALSAPLIESNAENGAMPTVTQDGNPFGYHPIIGGYNSSKELNQLAAPFIDLLLAKNDPRLPRIAEPTENSKKAGTPVYRGLGVALGNSVIINRDDYSYGNIAIYNDRKATFPYVFLAYSDNCFFKAEAALLGWGGLTPAQAEGFYQAGIRAAMQIQPYSIAEADLTAYLAREGKLTGTAEQQLEQIMTQKWISLFMRHYEAYAEWRRTGYPKLTPGPNPGTTNGQIPRRGVYSSTERIRNAANYNEATSRLSNGDTYLSKVWWDKK, encoded by the coding sequence ATGAAACGATTCGCTAAAAAAATACGAATTTCGGTACTGGGGCTGCTCGTGACGGCATCGGCCTGTACCAACAATTTTGAGGAACTGAACACCTCCCCTACCCAACCCCGCAATGTACCGGCGGAGTACCTCTACTCGCAGGCGCAACTCAACGGCTTTCTGGCCGACGGCACCAACTGGTGGCAGGTTGGGTCGTGGGTGGAGCAATGGGCCAGCGGTTCGCTCTCGGCCCCCTCGCAGTACCTGGAGGACCGCGATATTTACGAAACCAACAACTGGACGTCGCACTACGAATTGATCAAGAACCTGTCGCAGATTCGGAATCAGGTTCTGAAAGGACAGGAAGCCACGCCCAACGGCCGCACCAAACTGGCGATTGCCAAGATTACGGAAATCTATTTCTGGCAGCGCATGACCGATTTTTGGGGTGATATTCCGTACAACGAGGCCGGTTTGCCGGACGATAACCTGATTCTGTTGCCGAAATACGACAAGCAGGAAGACATCTACAAATCGCTCATTGCGGCACTGGACGCGGCTATCGGCCAGCTGAACGCAACGGATGTTTCCTACGGCAACGCCGATTTTGTTTACAAGGGCGACGTTACTAAGTGGCGCAAATTTGGTAACTCGTTGAAACTCCGGCTGGGTATGCGGCTGCGGTATGCCGATGCGGCACTGGCGCGCAAAACCGTGGAAGAGGCCCTGAGTGCCCCGTTGATCGAAAGCAACGCCGAGAACGGAGCCATGCCGACAGTGACGCAGGACGGTAATCCATTTGGTTATCACCCCATCATTGGCGGTTACAACAGCAGCAAAGAACTGAACCAATTGGCCGCGCCGTTTATCGACCTGCTGCTGGCGAAGAACGATCCGCGGCTGCCGCGCATTGCCGAACCCACTGAAAACTCCAAGAAAGCGGGTACGCCCGTTTACCGCGGCTTGGGGGTTGCGCTGGGCAACAGCGTGATCATCAACCGGGATGATTATTCGTACGGAAACATCGCCATTTACAACGACCGGAAAGCCACCTTCCCGTACGTGTTTCTGGCCTATTCCGACAACTGCTTCTTCAAGGCCGAAGCCGCTTTGCTGGGCTGGGGTGGGCTGACGCCCGCGCAGGCGGAAGGTTTCTACCAGGCCGGTATCCGGGCCGCGATGCAAATCCAGCCGTATTCTATTGCCGAAGCCGACCTGACGGCCTACCTCGCCCGGGAAGGGAAACTAACGGGAACCGCCGAGCAGCAACTGGAGCAAATCATGACCCAGAAGTGGATCAGCCTGTTTATGCGGCATTACGAAGCCTACGCCGAATGGCGCCGGACCGGCTACCCCAAACTGACACCCGGCCCAAACCCCGGAACCACCAACGGCCAGATTCCGCGCCGGGGCGTTTATTCCAGCACCGAACGGATTCGGAATGCCGCCAACTACAACGAAGCCACCTCGCGGTTGAGCAACGGCGACACCTACCTGAGCAAAGTCTGGTGGGATAAAAAGTAA
- a CDS encoding RNA polymerase sigma factor has product MKRSLPDSDLWEEIRMGDEPAFEELIRRFYRPLYQYGLKFTRDVDLLKDGIQDLFVELWTYRRNITQTDYVRVYLFKSLRRKLHRNARRTGAAEPLEEDFSDDSFYAESFEEELIRTELSTYQRSRLEALLRTLTDRQKEAIHLKFFAALPNDRIAEVMGLNYQSVANLLHRAVNKLREGWHGLLM; this is encoded by the coding sequence ATGAAAAGAAGTTTGCCGGATTCCGATCTGTGGGAAGAAATTCGGATGGGGGACGAGCCGGCTTTTGAAGAACTGATCCGGCGTTTCTACCGGCCCCTGTACCAGTACGGTCTGAAATTCACCCGCGACGTTGACTTGCTGAAAGACGGTATTCAGGATTTGTTTGTGGAGTTGTGGACCTACCGCCGGAACATTACGCAAACCGATTATGTGCGGGTGTACCTCTTCAAATCGTTACGGCGAAAACTGCACAGGAACGCCCGCCGAACCGGTGCGGCCGAACCGTTGGAAGAGGACTTCTCCGATGACTCTTTTTACGCCGAGAGTTTCGAAGAAGAACTGATCCGGACGGAGCTATCCACGTACCAGCGGTCGCGCCTGGAAGCCTTGCTCAGAACCCTGACCGACCGCCAGAAGGAGGCCATTCACCTGAAATTTTTTGCGGCATTGCCCAACGATCGAATTGCGGAAGTAATGGGCCTCAACTACCAGTCGGTCGCCAACCTGCTGCACCGGGCCGTTAACAAACTTCGGGAGGGCTGGCACGGGTTGCTGATGTGA
- a CDS encoding SusC/RagA family TonB-linked outer membrane protein — MKKRLLTRPFVGHLHRLTYLLLLLAVTRTGLAFSPDQATKELLSQRISLNLKNAPLKQVLSLIEKQTQIKFIYVPQNIRADRDISVSATNEALSGVLERVLAPLGIAYEVADNRIILTKGKMSELAPAEPRALDQAVSGSVTDDKGEALPGVSIVVKGSTQGTTTDAQGGFKINVPNGNSVLVFSFVGYASQEITVGTQSVLTVRLLPGDQTLNEVIVTALGIKREKKALAYAAGEIKGSDLAQANVTNLGTALSAKVAGVQVTSSAGGASGSSRIVIRGNSSLSGNSQPLYVIDGVPIDNSNRRAISSFQLQGGLDGGDGISNINPNDIESMTILKGPNGAALYGQLGANGVVIITTKSGRRNRRPSIQYNGSYSVGNALVTPDYQNEYGQGYNGQFTYYRQADGKVVPYNSALTGGVPKLSAGRNPTTRGSWGPQMQGQTVEDMWGDTVSYSPIANPYKEFFQPEKQAINTVSVDGGGEKVNYYFSLTNLSNSGFVPTNKLNRNSVTVKLSADIAKGLNLDTKINYINQKVNNRPYVGDDGMNPVYRFLYVPRSLNMDGLKRYEYTAKDIRYSQDLGGNGFFVGGEKIFESNSVTSNPFWTINNTHNEDTRDRIIAYAKLNYEIAKGINVQLRYGSDLYYERQFGWKAIGTRISQTGDVYENMEFNKTENIDGLLMINREVGDFSISANLGANHLSNRYRLTGNAGTQLSIPGLYAIGRTVLNTPRLGVAESVINSVFGQASVGFRNYLFLDVSARNDWSSTLPITNSSFFYPSVGLSWAVTDAIPLNFPALDYLKLRASYAQAGRSGDPYLTLGYYNLNANTFLNQPLATYTNTVVDPNLKNELKTSYEAGAELRFFKNRLNLDFTYYYSVTSNQILPIVISQSTGYSTKVTNAGRIENKGIEFLIGGTPVKLNNGFTWDVSFNFSANRNKVLELIDGVNEVVVGSDRNIRVVAAPGEPYGQLKAADYAWLKDENGNRLIDDKGLPIVQSIGTLAIGNATPKWIGGLTNSFSYKGLSLSTLLDIRRGGQIFSQGRVQEAAYGTSKRTLEGREGGLVAEGVKARREGNQWISTGQPNDIPVTAQAYWNRVASDKGFAVAEEFLYDASYIAIREVRLAYQIPAGLLKNNKVIRGASLALYGRNLGYIERHTDGFSPENASINVNSGTMGMEQHSLPMMRTVGVDLNLSF; from the coding sequence ATGAAAAAACGACTACTAACCCGACCGTTCGTGGGGCACCTCCACCGGCTGACGTACCTGCTCCTGCTGTTGGCCGTCACCCGGACCGGTTTGGCCTTCAGCCCGGACCAGGCCACGAAAGAACTGCTCAGTCAGCGCATCAGCCTCAACCTGAAAAATGCGCCCCTGAAACAGGTGTTGAGCCTAATTGAAAAGCAGACGCAGATTAAATTCATCTACGTTCCCCAGAACATCCGGGCCGACCGCGACATTTCGGTTAGCGCCACCAACGAGGCTTTGTCCGGCGTTCTGGAACGGGTGCTGGCGCCCCTGGGCATTGCCTACGAAGTGGCCGACAACCGGATTATCCTGACCAAAGGAAAAATGAGCGAACTGGCCCCTGCCGAACCCAGAGCGCTGGACCAGGCGGTTTCGGGAAGCGTTACCGACGACAAAGGCGAAGCGTTGCCGGGCGTCAGCATTGTTGTCAAAGGCTCCACGCAGGGCACTACCACCGACGCCCAGGGCGGTTTCAAAATCAACGTCCCCAACGGCAATAGCGTTCTGGTTTTCAGCTTCGTAGGCTACGCCAGCCAGGAAATTACCGTCGGCACGCAAAGCGTCCTGACGGTTCGTCTGCTGCCGGGCGATCAGACCCTCAACGAAGTGATCGTGACGGCCCTCGGTATTAAACGCGAGAAAAAAGCGCTGGCGTATGCCGCCGGAGAAATCAAGGGGTCCGATCTGGCGCAGGCCAACGTTACCAACCTGGGAACCGCCCTCTCAGCCAAAGTGGCTGGTGTTCAGGTGACTTCCTCGGCCGGTGGAGCCTCGGGTTCGTCGCGAATTGTGATCCGCGGAAATTCTTCGCTATCGGGAAATTCGCAGCCGCTGTACGTGATCGACGGCGTTCCGATCGACAATTCCAACCGCCGGGCCATCAGCTCATTCCAGCTCCAGGGCGGTCTGGACGGCGGGGACGGTATTTCCAACATCAACCCCAACGACATTGAATCGATGACCATCCTGAAAGGTCCCAACGGCGCGGCTTTGTACGGGCAACTCGGGGCCAACGGGGTGGTGATTATCACGACCAAATCCGGCCGACGCAACCGCCGTCCAAGCATCCAGTACAACGGCAGTTACTCGGTCGGCAATGCGCTGGTCACCCCGGATTACCAGAACGAATATGGGCAGGGCTACAACGGGCAGTTTACCTATTACCGCCAGGCCGACGGCAAGGTTGTTCCCTATAATTCAGCGCTGACGGGCGGTGTTCCGAAACTGAGCGCGGGCCGCAACCCGACGACGCGCGGTAGCTGGGGCCCTCAAATGCAGGGGCAAACCGTGGAGGATATGTGGGGCGACACCGTCAGCTACTCCCCGATTGCCAATCCGTACAAGGAGTTTTTCCAGCCCGAAAAGCAGGCCATCAACACCGTCAGCGTCGATGGCGGGGGCGAGAAAGTAAACTATTATTTTTCGCTGACCAACCTAAGCAACAGCGGTTTCGTGCCCACCAACAAGCTGAACCGCAATTCGGTGACGGTCAAGCTATCGGCGGATATTGCCAAGGGCCTGAACCTGGACACGAAGATTAATTACATCAACCAGAAGGTCAACAACCGGCCGTACGTGGGCGATGACGGCATGAACCCCGTCTACCGGTTTCTGTACGTACCGCGCAGCCTGAACATGGACGGCCTGAAACGGTATGAATACACGGCCAAAGACATTCGCTACTCGCAGGACCTGGGCGGCAACGGCTTTTTTGTCGGCGGGGAGAAAATTTTCGAGAGCAACTCGGTGACTTCCAACCCGTTCTGGACGATCAACAACACGCACAACGAAGATACCCGCGACCGCATCATTGCCTACGCCAAGCTGAATTACGAAATCGCCAAAGGCATTAACGTACAGCTCCGGTACGGTTCCGACCTGTACTACGAGCGGCAATTCGGCTGGAAAGCCATCGGAACCCGGATTTCCCAAACCGGGGACGTCTATGAAAATATGGAGTTTAACAAAACCGAAAACATCGACGGTTTGCTGATGATCAACCGGGAGGTCGGCGATTTCTCCATCAGCGCCAACCTGGGGGCCAACCACCTCAGCAACCGCTACCGGCTCACGGGTAATGCCGGTACGCAGCTTAGCATTCCGGGGCTGTACGCCATCGGCCGGACGGTTTTGAATACGCCCCGGCTGGGCGTGGCCGAGTCGGTCATTAACTCCGTGTTCGGGCAGGCCAGCGTCGGTTTCCGCAACTACCTCTTCCTCGATGTATCGGCGCGCAACGACTGGTCGTCCACCCTGCCGATCACCAACAGTTCCTTTTTCTACCCGTCGGTGGGGCTGAGCTGGGCGGTTACCGATGCTATTCCGCTGAATTTTCCGGCATTGGATTACCTGAAGCTGCGGGCATCGTACGCCCAGGCTGGCCGGTCGGGCGACCCGTATCTGACGCTGGGGTATTACAACCTGAACGCCAACACGTTCCTGAATCAGCCGCTGGCTACCTATACTAATACCGTCGTAGACCCAAATCTGAAAAACGAACTGAAAACCTCGTACGAAGCCGGGGCCGAACTGCGGTTTTTCAAGAACCGTCTGAACCTGGATTTCACTTATTACTATTCCGTAACGAGCAACCAGATTCTGCCGATCGTAATTTCCCAGTCGACGGGGTACAGCACCAAAGTGACCAACGCGGGCCGGATCGAAAACAAGGGCATTGAGTTTCTGATCGGGGGTACGCCCGTGAAGCTCAACAACGGTTTTACCTGGGACGTCAGTTTCAACTTCTCGGCCAACCGCAACAAGGTGCTGGAACTCATTGATGGCGTGAACGAAGTTGTTGTTGGCTCCGACCGCAACATCCGCGTGGTGGCCGCTCCGGGCGAACCCTATGGCCAGTTGAAAGCCGCCGACTACGCCTGGTTGAAAGATGAAAACGGCAACCGGCTGATCGACGACAAAGGCTTGCCCATCGTTCAGAGCATCGGAACGCTCGCCATCGGAAACGCAACGCCCAAATGGATTGGCGGCCTGACCAACAGCTTCTCCTACAAGGGATTATCGCTGAGTACCCTGCTTGACATCCGGCGGGGTGGCCAGATTTTTTCGCAGGGACGCGTGCAGGAAGCCGCCTACGGAACGTCGAAACGGACGCTGGAAGGCCGGGAAGGCGGTTTGGTTGCCGAAGGAGTGAAAGCCCGCAGGGAAGGCAACCAGTGGATCAGCACCGGCCAGCCTAACGACATTCCGGTAACGGCCCAGGCCTACTGGAACCGTGTGGCTTCGGACAAAGGCTTTGCCGTCGCTGAAGAATTCCTGTATGACGCCAGTTACATCGCCATCCGCGAGGTTCGGTTGGCCTACCAGATTCCGGCGGGTTTACTCAAAAACAACAAGGTGATCCGGGGGGCGTCGCTGGCCCTGTACGGCCGGAACCTGGGCTACATCGAACGGCACACCGACGGTTTTTCGCCCGAAAACGCATCGATCAACGTCAATTCGGGAACGATGGGCATGGAACAGCACTCACTGCCAATGATGCGGACCGTGGGTGTAGACTTAAACCTGAGCTTCTGA